The following proteins are co-located in the Paenibacillus sp. JNUCC32 genome:
- the lspA gene encoding signal peptidase II → MVYYLIAFVLFLIDQGTKYLIATKLELYEQIPVIGDFFLITSSRNRGAAFGILQDQLWFFIIVTIIVVGGIVWYLRKVSKEGRKLLPTALALVLGGALGNFIDRLIMGEVVDFLQFNFGSYTFPIFNIADSCIVIGVGLIILDTLLEGRREKMQTTSEVSGTEGTE, encoded by the coding sequence GTGGTATATTATTTGATTGCATTTGTTTTATTTCTTATCGATCAGGGAACCAAGTACTTGATTGCTACCAAGCTCGAGCTTTATGAACAGATACCGGTCATCGGGGATTTCTTCCTGATCACGTCCAGCCGGAACCGGGGAGCCGCGTTCGGCATACTCCAGGACCAGTTATGGTTCTTCATCATTGTGACAATAATCGTTGTGGGCGGAATCGTCTGGTACCTGCGGAAGGTATCAAAAGAAGGACGCAAGCTGCTGCCGACCGCGCTTGCGCTTGTACTTGGAGGGGCACTCGGAAACTTCATCGATCGATTGATAATGGGAGAGGTCGTCGATTTCCTGCAGTTTAATTTTGGCAGCTACACCTTCCCGATCTTCAATATTGCCGATTCTTGCATCGTGATCGGCGTGGGATTGATCATATTGGACACGCTTCTGGAAGGAAGACGCGAGAAGATGCAGACAACAAGTGAAGTTTCAGGCACAGAAGGGACTGAATGA
- the ileS gene encoding isoleucine--tRNA ligase has translation MNRVDVKEKARVRELRILNKWNEENTFKKSIELRAGKPNYVFYEGPPTANGAPHIGHVLGRVIKDFVGRYQTMKGYHVVRKAGWDTHGLPVELGVEKQLGISGKQEIENYGVEAFIKKCKASVFEYEHKWRELTEAIAYWTDLDHPYITLENNYIESVWNILATIHDKGLLYRGHRVSPYCPCCQTTLSSHEVAQGYEDVKDLSATAKFKLHDSGEYVLAWTTTPWTLPSHVALAVNPDMDYARVEQEDGIYIVAKNLVEDVMKGDFTVLSTLKGSELVGKTYDPPFPYVKAEKSNIVVGASFVTDASGTGIVHMAPAHGEDDYRVCRENGISFVSVVNGHGRYTDEVTDFAGRFVKDCDLDIVKALSEKGLLYSKEKYEHSYPFCWRCKSPLLYYAMESWFIETTAVKDQLIANNNEVTWYPGHVREGRFGKFLEDLVDWNISRNRYWGTPLNVWVCDSCEGQFSPHSIAELRANAVGEVAEDLELHKPYVDEVKVKCPHCEGGVMERTSEVIDVWFDSGSMPYAQYHYPFEDKEKFEQQYPADMICEGIDQTRGWFYSLLAVSTLFTGKAPYKAVMATGHILDENGQKMSKSKGNVIDPWEIIEEYGTDAFRWALLADSAPWNSKRFSKGIVGEAKSKVVDTLVNTHAFLTLYAGIDGYDPKEHDFKGSDHKLDRWILSRLNSLIQVVDKGLAVNDFLNAAKAIEAYVDELSNWYIRRSRDRFWGSGLGEDKLAAYGTLTHVLLTLSKLMAPFTPMLSEDIFVNLGGGESVHLADFPQADEALIDKALEQDMETARQIVELARNVRNETGIKTRQPLSNLIVSMDREFDLAGYEDIIKEEINVKAIEVETSDSGFVDFTLKMNLKVAGKKYGKNIGFLQGFLKGMSSDETRKVVQSGGVNVTSPEGEELQITSEELLVEKKAKEGFASASGYGLTVALNTDITPELEQEGWVREVVRAVQDTRKKLDLPIEKRVNLTLDTDDELQAAITAFEDVLRENVLVNDLQYGQSEGMERVELGGKTIGIHIA, from the coding sequence ATGAACAGAGTAGACGTCAAGGAGAAGGCGCGGGTAAGAGAGCTGCGCATCTTGAACAAATGGAACGAGGAGAACACGTTCAAGAAATCAATCGAGCTGCGGGCCGGCAAGCCGAATTATGTATTTTACGAAGGTCCGCCGACCGCGAACGGCGCGCCTCATATCGGTCACGTGCTCGGCCGCGTCATCAAGGATTTTGTAGGCCGCTACCAGACGATGAAGGGCTATCATGTCGTTCGTAAAGCGGGCTGGGATACGCACGGGCTTCCGGTTGAGCTGGGCGTAGAGAAGCAGCTGGGCATCTCCGGCAAGCAGGAAATCGAGAATTATGGCGTGGAGGCTTTTATCAAAAAGTGTAAAGCCAGCGTATTTGAATATGAGCATAAATGGCGCGAGCTGACCGAAGCGATTGCGTATTGGACCGATCTGGATCATCCGTACATCACGCTTGAGAACAACTACATCGAGAGCGTATGGAACATTTTGGCGACGATTCATGACAAGGGCCTTCTGTACCGCGGCCACCGCGTAAGCCCGTACTGCCCTTGCTGTCAGACGACACTGAGCTCCCACGAAGTGGCACAGGGGTATGAGGATGTTAAAGACCTGAGCGCAACGGCGAAGTTTAAGCTGCATGACAGCGGAGAGTATGTGCTGGCATGGACGACGACGCCTTGGACGCTGCCATCCCACGTGGCGCTCGCCGTGAATCCGGATATGGATTACGCGCGCGTCGAGCAGGAGGACGGCATCTATATCGTGGCTAAAAATTTGGTAGAGGATGTCATGAAAGGCGACTTTACCGTTCTATCGACGCTGAAAGGCTCCGAGCTGGTCGGCAAGACTTACGACCCTCCGTTCCCTTATGTAAAAGCGGAAAAATCGAACATCGTTGTCGGCGCATCCTTTGTTACCGATGCAAGCGGTACGGGGATTGTGCACATGGCTCCTGCGCACGGCGAAGACGACTACCGCGTATGCCGCGAGAATGGCATCAGCTTCGTGAGCGTCGTGAACGGCCACGGCCGTTATACCGATGAAGTGACGGATTTTGCCGGACGCTTCGTCAAGGATTGCGATCTGGACATCGTGAAGGCATTGTCCGAAAAAGGACTTCTGTACAGCAAGGAGAAATACGAGCACAGTTACCCATTCTGCTGGCGCTGTAAATCCCCGCTGCTCTATTATGCGATGGAGAGCTGGTTTATCGAAACGACGGCGGTTAAGGATCAGCTGATCGCCAACAACAACGAGGTGACCTGGTATCCGGGCCATGTACGCGAGGGACGCTTCGGCAAATTCCTTGAAGACCTGGTCGACTGGAATATCAGCCGGAACCGTTACTGGGGAACGCCGCTTAACGTATGGGTCTGCGATTCTTGCGAAGGGCAGTTCTCGCCGCACAGCATTGCGGAGCTTCGGGCCAACGCCGTAGGCGAGGTAGCGGAGGATCTGGAGCTGCACAAGCCTTATGTGGATGAAGTGAAAGTGAAATGCCCGCATTGTGAAGGCGGCGTAATGGAGCGAACCTCGGAAGTTATCGACGTATGGTTTGACAGCGGGTCGATGCCGTATGCGCAATACCATTATCCATTCGAGGACAAGGAGAAGTTCGAACAGCAGTATCCTGCCGATATGATCTGCGAAGGGATCGACCAGACGCGCGGATGGTTCTACAGCTTGCTGGCCGTATCGACCCTCTTCACCGGTAAAGCGCCTTATAAAGCGGTCATGGCCACGGGCCATATTCTCGATGAGAACGGACAGAAGATGTCCAAATCCAAGGGCAACGTCATCGATCCTTGGGAAATCATCGAGGAGTACGGCACGGATGCGTTCCGTTGGGCCCTGCTCGCCGACAGTGCGCCATGGAACAGCAAACGTTTCTCGAAAGGAATCGTCGGCGAAGCCAAATCCAAGGTTGTGGACACGCTGGTGAACACCCATGCGTTCCTGACATTGTATGCCGGCATCGACGGCTATGATCCGAAGGAGCATGACTTCAAGGGATCGGACCACAAGCTGGACCGCTGGATTCTCTCCCGCTTGAACAGCTTGATTCAAGTGGTTGACAAGGGATTGGCCGTCAATGATTTCCTTAACGCGGCCAAGGCGATCGAAGCTTATGTGGATGAGCTGAGCAACTGGTATATCCGTCGTTCGCGCGATCGTTTCTGGGGCAGCGGACTCGGTGAAGATAAGCTGGCCGCTTACGGGACGCTTACGCACGTGCTGTTGACGCTATCCAAGCTGATGGCACCATTCACGCCGATGCTGTCCGAAGATATCTTCGTCAACCTGGGCGGCGGCGAGAGCGTGCATCTGGCCGACTTCCCGCAAGCCGACGAAGCGTTGATCGACAAAGCGCTCGAGCAGGACATGGAGACGGCAAGACAGATCGTAGAGCTTGCGCGGAACGTCCGCAACGAGACAGGAATCAAGACGCGTCAGCCGCTGTCCAACCTCATCGTATCCATGGATCGCGAGTTCGATCTCGCGGGGTATGAAGACATCATCAAGGAAGAGATCAACGTCAAAGCGATTGAGGTGGAGACCAGCGACAGCGGATTCGTTGATTTCACGCTGAAAATGAACCTGAAGGTCGCAGGCAAGAAATACGGTAAAAATATCGGCTTCCTGCAAGGTTTCCTAAAGGGAATGAGCAGTGACGAGACCCGCAAGGTGGTCCAATCGGGCGGCGTGAACGTAACTTCACCGGAAGGCGAAGAATTGCAGATCACGTCCGAAGAGCTGCTGGTAGAGAAGAAGGCGAAGGAAGGCTTTGCATCCGCTTCGGGTTACGGGTTAACCGTTGCGCTCAATACGGATATCACGCCGGAGCTGGAGCAGGAAGGCTGGGTTCGCGAAGTGGTGCGTGCCGTGCAGGATACGCGCAAGAAGCTGGACCTCCCGATCGAGAAGCGGGTGAACTTGACTCTCGATACGGATGATGAGCTTCAAGCTGCGATCACGGCATTTGAAGATGTGCTGCGAGAAAACGTACTGGTTAACGATTTGCAATACGGACAAAGCGAAGGCATGGAGCGGGTTGAGCTTGGCGGCAAAACCATTGGCATCCATATCGCCTGA
- a CDS encoding TraR/DksA C4-type zinc finger protein, whose product MSHLTQEQLHNLQQKLMDRKVELERRMVNNDQHGLGESERDMTGELSHIDNHPGDVGTEVFERGKDLALQDRVDQELQRVIFSLEAIHHGRYGVCLTCGQPIPYERLEVIPDTQYCVEHTPRERVSRDRPVEEDVLAPAFGKSSMDEHEYAAFDGEDAWQIVESWGNSNSPALAEGNEMDSYNEMDIENGDDQGGFVEVYENFVATNIDGSEVFIVRSPQYVDYLNRGEGSYLLDPNGDPDDESFS is encoded by the coding sequence ATGTCGCATCTCACTCAGGAGCAACTTCATAATTTGCAACAAAAGCTGATGGATCGAAAGGTTGAACTTGAACGGCGCATGGTCAATAACGACCAACACGGGCTGGGAGAATCGGAGCGAGATATGACCGGCGAGCTGTCCCATATTGATAATCACCCTGGCGATGTGGGAACCGAAGTGTTTGAAAGAGGAAAAGACCTCGCGCTTCAGGACAGGGTGGATCAGGAGCTGCAGCGGGTTATTTTTTCGCTGGAAGCCATTCATCATGGCCGTTACGGCGTGTGCCTTACCTGCGGCCAGCCCATTCCGTACGAGCGGTTGGAGGTTATCCCGGATACGCAATATTGCGTAGAACATACGCCTCGGGAGCGCGTGTCCCGCGACCGTCCGGTCGAGGAGGACGTTCTAGCTCCCGCTTTCGGAAAATCCAGTATGGATGAGCACGAATATGCTGCATTTGACGGCGAGGACGCCTGGCAGATCGTTGAGAGCTGGGGGAACTCCAATTCCCCGGCTTTGGCGGAAGGAAACGAAATGGACAGCTATAACGAAATGGATATCGAGAATGGCGACGATCAAGGCGGGTTCGTGGAGGTGTACGAAAACTTCGTTGCCACCAATATCGATGGCTCGGAAGTGTTTATCGTACGCAGTCCCCAATATGTCGATTACCTAAACCGGGGCGAAGGAAGCTATCTCCTTGACCCCAATGGCGACCCGGATGATGAATCATTCAGCTGA
- a CDS encoding RNA-binding protein: MMKLDIYDHFHKDEREFVDRAWEWVVNAGQYHETKLTDFLDPRQRFILESLVNRHPDVHAVFDGGHADAERVRAMIAPDYRALEGEDLKMKVLSISSGDQKFLELEHGDYMGSILGLGIKRSKIGDIHVLADGCHAVVADDISAFLHLNLSQVHRVHVMTDLLPLDKLQVARTNFEAMDITVSSMRLDGIASDAYRISRTKIVVPIKAGRCRVNWKVEEDPSTNLKEGDVVSIQGFGRFKVLETGGLTKKGRYRIKVGKYA, from the coding sequence ATGATGAAACTGGACATCTACGATCATTTTCACAAGGACGAACGGGAATTTGTGGACCGGGCTTGGGAATGGGTGGTCAATGCCGGACAATATCATGAAACCAAGCTGACGGATTTCCTGGATCCCAGGCAGCGGTTCATTCTGGAATCGCTCGTGAATCGTCATCCGGACGTGCATGCCGTGTTTGATGGCGGACATGCTGATGCCGAACGCGTGCGGGCGATGATTGCTCCGGATTACCGGGCGCTTGAAGGCGAGGATCTGAAGATGAAGGTGCTCAGCATCTCTTCCGGAGATCAGAAGTTTCTGGAGCTGGAGCATGGCGATTATATGGGGTCGATACTGGGTCTGGGCATTAAGAGATCCAAGATCGGTGATATCCATGTACTTGCGGACGGCTGCCATGCGGTCGTTGCCGACGATATCAGCGCCTTCCTGCATCTGAATCTCAGCCAGGTCCACCGGGTGCATGTCATGACGGATCTGCTGCCGCTGGACAAGCTTCAGGTGGCCCGCACGAATTTCGAGGCGATGGACATTACGGTATCTTCCATGAGACTGGACGGAATCGCCAGCGATGCCTACCGAATCAGCCGCACAAAAATCGTCGTGCCGATCAAGGCCGGCCGGTGCCGCGTCAACTGGAAAGTGGAAGAGGATCCCTCCACGAATTTAAAAGAAGGCGATGTCGTCTCCATCCAAGGATTTGGACGTTTTAAAGTACTGGAGACGGGCGGCCTGACGAAAAAAGGGCGGTACCGTATCAAGGTTGGGAAATATGCTTGA
- a CDS encoding RluA family pseudouridine synthase, whose protein sequence is MVQDGKDTDTDWTDENGQETEAIEWTVDADAAKTRIDKYITENLGEDVSRSQVQLWIADGHVSVNDGPIKSNYKVSQGDRIVLKVPEPSAVEIIPEDIPLEIAFEDGDVIVVNKPRGMVVHPAPGHSSGTLVNALMFHCKDLSGINGELRPGIVHRIDKDTTGLIMAAKNDKAHASLAAQLKEHSVNRRYLALVHGNISHDQGTIDAPIGRDAQDRKLYTVTDRNSKHAVTHFTVVERFGDYSLLELKLETGRTHQIRVHMKYIGHPLVGDPVYGKSKGIKLNGQALHAAVLGFVHPSTGDYKEFSAPMPSDMNELLTILRGR, encoded by the coding sequence ATGGTGCAAGACGGTAAGGATACAGATACGGATTGGACAGATGAGAACGGTCAGGAAACGGAAGCCATCGAATGGACGGTGGATGCCGACGCTGCCAAAACCCGTATCGATAAATACATAACGGAAAATCTTGGGGAAGATGTGTCGCGTTCCCAAGTGCAGTTATGGATTGCGGACGGACATGTGAGCGTGAACGATGGCCCAATCAAGTCGAATTACAAAGTGAGTCAGGGTGACCGCATCGTGCTGAAGGTTCCCGAGCCATCGGCCGTCGAGATCATTCCCGAGGACATTCCGCTTGAGATCGCGTTTGAAGACGGGGACGTGATTGTCGTAAACAAGCCGAGAGGAATGGTCGTCCATCCGGCTCCGGGACATTCGTCCGGCACGCTAGTGAATGCATTGATGTTTCACTGCAAGGATTTGTCGGGAATCAATGGAGAGCTTCGCCCCGGCATCGTCCATCGGATCGATAAGGATACTACGGGCCTGATCATGGCCGCGAAGAATGATAAAGCCCATGCTTCGCTGGCCGCCCAGTTGAAGGAGCACAGCGTGAACCGCCGTTATTTGGCGTTGGTGCACGGCAATATCAGCCATGATCAGGGAACCATTGACGCACCGATCGGCCGGGACGCCCAGGATCGCAAACTGTATACCGTCACGGACCGGAACAGCAAACATGCGGTTACGCATTTTACCGTGGTGGAACGGTTCGGAGATTACAGTCTCCTCGAGCTGAAGCTGGAGACGGGTCGTACCCATCAAATTCGCGTGCACATGAAATATATCGGGCATCCTCTCGTAGGGGATCCCGTTTACGGCAAGAGCAAGGGGATCAAATTGAACGGACAAGCGCTTCATGCGGCCGTATTGGGTTTTGTCCATCCTTCGACCGGGGATTATAAGGAGTTTTCGGCACCGATGCCGAGCGATATGAATGAGCTGTTGACGATTTTAAGGGGCCGCTAG
- the abc-f gene encoding ribosomal protection-like ABC-F family protein — protein MNMINVQKLTQYHGAHLVLDQISFEIQEGEKVALIGRNGSGKSTLMRLLAGLDQPNEGQLAIKKGAKIGYLEQIPSHMDTWTVLDVLAQGLRHLKDHRAEMTELEEKMSDPDIAGNAELLDRVLRKYAALQERFETEGGYELEASIDKIATGLQIPKSEYGLAFGSLSGGEKTRVVLASQLIVQPDLLLLDEPTNHLDLARTEWLEEFLREYPGTCVIISHDRYFLDRVVSKTIELEDGEAFTAYGGYTAFMKDKEERLLQQFAEYQEQQKVIKKMKESIKQLEEFGRIGGNEKFFKRAASMRRALERMEKVKRPVLDRRQADFELHPQDRSGRRVAYFEQVEVRYGNQAVLGGASGLIEFGEKIALMGPNGSGKTTLFKVLVGELMPDSGSLEWGARVDVGYLAQQEEPKNPKETVLQYFRENAGVEEGEARGILARYLFYGAAVFRSVGQLSGGEWTRLRLALLIHQKPNLLLLDEPTNHLDIASREALEDALQGYQGTVLAISHDRYFVNQVSGKVWDLNQGTLTVFHGNYDDFRAKKDQLEAALQSRELSAGTNAVSLPRGTPPSKANEKPGQKFERNHPDRSAAERSKWLEEEIARLETRIRQLDGWLETEGSISGNSDMSLLEERWNERESLAASRDELLAEWLELS, from the coding sequence ATGAATATGATCAATGTACAGAAACTGACGCAATACCACGGTGCTCATCTGGTACTGGACCAGATATCGTTTGAAATACAGGAAGGCGAGAAGGTCGCGCTTATCGGAAGGAACGGCAGCGGAAAGTCGACGCTGATGCGCCTGCTTGCGGGTTTGGATCAGCCGAACGAAGGGCAGCTGGCCATCAAGAAGGGGGCAAAAATCGGATATTTGGAGCAGATTCCGAGCCATATGGATACCTGGACGGTGCTGGATGTACTGGCACAGGGGTTGCGTCACTTGAAGGATCACCGGGCGGAAATGACGGAGCTTGAAGAAAAAATGAGTGACCCGGACATCGCCGGAAATGCAGAGCTGCTCGATCGAGTGCTGCGGAAATATGCAGCGCTTCAGGAACGGTTTGAAACAGAGGGCGGCTATGAGCTGGAAGCGAGCATCGACAAAATCGCTACCGGGCTGCAAATACCCAAAAGTGAATACGGACTGGCTTTTGGTTCGTTGTCGGGCGGAGAAAAGACCCGCGTCGTGCTGGCATCGCAGCTGATCGTACAGCCGGATCTGCTCCTGCTTGATGAACCGACCAACCATCTGGATTTGGCACGCACGGAATGGTTGGAGGAATTCTTACGCGAGTATCCGGGTACCTGCGTCATTATCTCCCACGACCGATATTTTCTGGACCGGGTCGTGTCCAAAACGATTGAGCTTGAAGATGGCGAAGCTTTCACTGCCTATGGTGGCTACACTGCGTTCATGAAAGATAAGGAAGAGCGTTTGCTGCAGCAGTTCGCCGAATACCAGGAGCAGCAGAAAGTAATCAAGAAAATGAAGGAATCCATCAAGCAGCTTGAAGAGTTCGGCCGGATTGGCGGCAATGAGAAGTTCTTCAAACGCGCAGCTTCCATGCGGCGAGCGCTGGAACGGATGGAGAAGGTCAAGCGACCCGTGCTGGATCGAAGACAGGCCGATTTCGAGCTTCATCCTCAGGATCGTTCCGGCCGCCGCGTGGCATACTTTGAACAAGTTGAGGTTCGCTATGGGAATCAGGCGGTGCTGGGAGGGGCTTCCGGTCTTATCGAATTCGGCGAAAAAATTGCGCTGATGGGTCCGAACGGCAGCGGAAAAACGACGCTGTTCAAAGTGCTGGTGGGCGAGCTTATGCCCGACTCCGGGTCCCTTGAATGGGGCGCGCGAGTCGACGTGGGATATCTGGCCCAGCAGGAGGAGCCGAAAAATCCGAAGGAAACGGTGCTCCAATATTTTCGGGAGAACGCCGGGGTTGAAGAGGGAGAGGCCCGGGGGATTTTGGCAAGATATCTGTTCTATGGCGCGGCCGTGTTCCGATCGGTGGGCCAGCTGTCAGGCGGTGAATGGACACGATTGAGGCTGGCGCTCCTAATCCATCAAAAGCCGAACCTGCTGCTCCTGGATGAACCTACGAACCATCTGGATATTGCTTCCCGGGAGGCCTTGGAGGATGCGCTGCAGGGGTATCAGGGGACCGTTCTTGCCATTTCCCACGACCGTTATTTCGTAAACCAAGTGTCAGGCAAGGTGTGGGATTTGAACCAAGGGACGCTGACCGTCTTTCATGGAAATTATGATGATTTCCGGGCCAAGAAAGACCAGCTTGAAGCCGCATTGCAGTCAAGAGAACTCTCAGCTGGTACGAATGCCGTTTCTTTACCAAGGGGGACGCCGCCGTCCAAAGCCAACGAAAAGCCCGGCCAGAAATTCGAACGCAACCATCCTGATCGCTCTGCCGCGGAAAGATCCAAATGGCTGGAAGAGGAGATCGCCCGTTTGGAGACCCGCATCCGGCAGCTGGACGGTTGGCTTGAAACGGAAGGCTCGATAAGCGGCAATTCGGACATGTCGCTGCTCGAAGAGCGTTGGAACGAGCGGGAGTCGCTGGCAGCAAGCCGCGACGAGCTCCTAGCGGAATGGCTGGAGCTGTCTTAA
- a CDS encoding DivIVA domain-containing protein produces the protein MPLTPLDIHNKEFARRIRGYDEDEVNEFLDQIIKDYESVIRENKELGNQLMAMQERLDHFSNIEETLSKTIIVAQEAADELKNNAKKEAQLIIKESEKNADRIINDALGKSRKIALEVEELKKQASIYRTRFRSLVEAQLELLKQEGWETLENREPSLEPKEVY, from the coding sequence ATGCCATTGACACCGCTTGATATACATAACAAGGAATTCGCCCGTCGAATTCGCGGTTATGATGAGGACGAGGTCAACGAGTTTTTGGATCAGATTATTAAGGATTATGAAAGTGTGATCCGGGAGAATAAAGAATTAGGCAACCAGCTGATGGCGATGCAAGAAAGACTGGATCATTTTTCGAATATTGAGGAAACCTTATCGAAGACCATCATTGTCGCCCAGGAGGCGGCGGATGAGCTGAAGAACAACGCGAAGAAGGAAGCTCAGCTGATCATTAAGGAATCCGAGAAGAATGCGGACCGGATCATTAACGATGCGCTCGGGAAATCCCGCAAAATCGCGCTGGAGGTTGAAGAGCTGAAGAAGCAGGCCTCCATCTACCGCACCCGTTTCCGCTCCTTGGTAGAGGCTCAGCTGGAGCTTCTGAAGCAGGAAGGCTGGGAGACGCTGGAGAACCGCGAACCGAGTCTGGAGCCGAAAGAGGTATACTAG
- a CDS encoding LL-diaminopimelate aminotransferase — MSMDKYQETYIQQSFADRIGGANYGKDTAIYKFEKIKRAKAAAKQEHPDTELIDMGVGEPDEMADAGIVAKLAEEAAKRENRGYADNGIPEFKEAAVRYLSNVFGVEGIDASTEVLHSIGSKPALAMLPSCFINPGDITIMTVPGYPVLGTHTKYLGGEVYNVELKKENAFLPDLGSIPEDIARRAKLLYLNYPNNPTGASATAEFFAEVVEWARKYGVVVVHDAPYAALTYDGLKPLSFLSVPGAKDVGVELHSLSKSYNMTGWRIGFIAGNPLVVKAFGDVKDNNDSGQFIAIQKAAAYGLDHPEITEKIAEKYSRRHNMLVDVLNGLGFTAEKPKGSFFLYVEAPKGVKGGRRFESGEDFSQYLIREKLISTVPWDDAGHFVRFSVTFIADGEEEEKRVISEIRRRLSDVEFEF; from the coding sequence ATGAGCATGGATAAATATCAGGAAACGTACATTCAACAGAGCTTTGCCGATCGGATTGGCGGTGCTAATTACGGTAAAGATACGGCCATTTATAAATTCGAGAAGATCAAGAGAGCAAAGGCGGCTGCGAAGCAGGAGCATCCTGATACCGAATTGATCGATATGGGTGTTGGCGAGCCGGATGAGATGGCGGATGCAGGCATCGTGGCAAAGCTGGCGGAAGAGGCGGCGAAGCGGGAAAACCGCGGATATGCGGATAACGGGATTCCGGAGTTCAAGGAAGCGGCTGTTCGCTATTTGAGCAATGTATTCGGCGTCGAAGGCATTGATGCGTCCACGGAAGTGCTGCACTCCATCGGCTCCAAGCCGGCGCTGGCCATGCTGCCGTCCTGCTTCATCAACCCGGGCGACATCACGATCATGACGGTTCCCGGATATCCTGTGCTCGGAACGCATACCAAGTATTTAGGCGGCGAAGTCTACAATGTGGAGCTGAAAAAAGAGAATGCATTTCTGCCGGATCTCGGCTCGATCCCCGAGGACATTGCCCGCCGTGCCAAACTGCTCTACCTGAACTATCCGAACAACCCGACGGGGGCCAGCGCAACGGCCGAATTTTTCGCGGAGGTTGTCGAGTGGGCCCGCAAATATGGCGTGGTGGTTGTTCATGACGCACCTTATGCTGCGCTCACTTACGATGGTTTGAAGCCGCTGAGCTTCCTGTCCGTTCCTGGAGCGAAGGATGTCGGCGTGGAGCTTCACTCCCTGTCCAAATCCTACAACATGACGGGGTGGCGCATTGGCTTCATCGCCGGCAACCCGCTGGTGGTTAAAGCGTTTGGCGACGTGAAGGACAACAACGATTCCGGACAATTCATCGCCATCCAAAAGGCTGCCGCTTACGGTCTGGATCATCCGGAAATTACGGAGAAGATCGCCGAGAAGTATTCCCGCCGCCACAACATGCTGGTCGACGTGCTGAACGGACTCGGTTTTACGGCGGAGAAGCCCAAAGGCTCCTTCTTCCTGTATGTGGAGGCTCCGAAAGGCGTCAAAGGCGGACGCCGTTTTGAATCCGGGGAAGACTTCTCCCAGTACCTGATTCGCGAGAAATTGATCTCCACCGTTCCTTGGGATGATGCAGGACACTTCGTTCGTTTCTCCGTTACCTTCATTGCCGACGGCGAGGAGGAAGAGAAACGCGTCATTTCCGAAATTCGCAGAAGACTCAGCGATGTGGAATTCGAGTTTTAA
- a CDS encoding DUF5665 domain-containing protein gives MAEKPENALSTEKNKSLVEAERDQLGAIHRMTTDIAQQLEKARIAEYTQLLNRPWKLIWTNLLAGSARGVGIAIGFTFFAATIIYALQALGALNLPIIGDYIADIVRIVQRQLELT, from the coding sequence ATGGCAGAGAAGCCGGAAAATGCGTTATCAACCGAAAAGAATAAATCGCTTGTGGAAGCAGAGCGGGACCAATTGGGCGCCATACACCGCATGACCACGGACATCGCGCAGCAGCTGGAGAAGGCCCGGATCGCGGAATACACCCAGCTGTTGAACCGCCCCTGGAAATTGATATGGACCAATCTGCTGGCCGGGTCGGCACGCGGCGTGGGAATCGCGATCGGGTTTACTTTTTTTGCGGCAACCATCATATATGCCCTTCAGGCCCTTGGCGCGCTGAATTTGCCTATTATCGGCGATTACATCGCGGATATTGTCCGGATTGTCCAGCGGCAGCTTGAACTGACGTAA
- the pyrR gene encoding bifunctional pyr operon transcriptional regulator/uracil phosphoribosyltransferase PyrR — protein sequence MSNEQHVIMDETAIRRALTRIAHEILEKNKGIEDCVLVGIRTRGVFLAQRIAERMNEIEGTPIPWGEIDVTSYRDDRDSNGAAAERGEGAKHSLAHLNIHDKKVILFDDVLYTGRTIRAAMDALMDCGRPRMIQLAVLADRGHRELPIRPDYIGKNVPTSKQEEITVALTEIDGKDEVTISQREER from the coding sequence ATGAGCAACGAACAGCATGTGATTATGGACGAGACGGCCATCCGCCGCGCGCTAACGAGAATTGCCCATGAAATATTGGAAAAAAATAAAGGGATCGAGGATTGCGTATTGGTCGGGATTCGCACGCGCGGGGTGTTTCTGGCCCAGAGAATCGCGGAGCGAATGAACGAGATCGAAGGTACTCCGATTCCTTGGGGAGAGATCGACGTGACCTCTTACCGCGATGACCGGGACAGCAATGGAGCCGCTGCGGAACGGGGTGAGGGAGCGAAGCACAGCCTAGCGCACCTGAACATCCATGACAAGAAGGTTATTTTGTTTGATGACGTGCTGTACACCGGCCGGACGATTCGGGCAGCAATGGACGCCCTGATGGACTGCGGACGGCCTAGAATGATACAGCTTGCGGTTTTGGCAGACCGGGGGCATCGCGAGCTGCCGATCCGGCCGGATTATATCGGAAAGAACGTTCCTACCTCCAAACAAGAGGAAATTACGGTGGCATTAACCGAAATCGACGGCAAGGACGAAGTGACCATTAGCCAAAGAGAGGAACGATAA